Within Sporosarcina sp. PTS2304, the genomic segment TGCATGCACCGCAATTCGAACGGAAAGTGAAATCAGATGATCAAAAGTTTGCTCGTTATTTCCACCGTATTACTGTTCGGGATGAGATCGGTGTACTAACGGAGCTGACTTCGATTTATAGCCATCATAAAGCTAGCTTGGCGACAGTCGTCCAAGATTCTGAATTACAAGATGAAGGTGCAGACTTAATTTTCATTACCCATAAAATTTCACGTCAACAACATTTAGATATTTTGGCAGACTTAAAAGATACACCGGCGGTCATTGACATCTTAAGTCATTACCGGGTGGAAGGAGAATAATTTAACATGAGAAGATGGAATGGACTAATCGAGGAATATAAAGAATGGTTACCCGTAACAGAAAACACGCCTGCGCTTACTTTGCAGGAAGGAAATACACCGTTAATCTATCTTGAAAACTTGTCAAAGCAGTGGGGTATCAATCTCTATGTGAAAACTGAAGGGACGAATCCAACAGGCTCGTTTAAAGACCGCGGAATGGTAATGGCGGTTGCGAAGGCAAAAGAAGAAGGGAAAACGGCTTTGATTTGTGCATCCACAGGTAATACATCTGCTGCCGCGGCTGCATATGGAGCGCGTGCAGGTATGCGCACAATCGTCGTTATTCCTGAAGGTCGTATTGCGCTTGGTAAATTAGCACAAGCAAAAATGTACGGGGCGGAAATCGTAGCAATTGAAGGCAACTTTGACGAAGCACTTCGTATGGTACGTGAAGTAGGAGAAGGTAAAATTGCGTTAGTTAACTCAGTGAATCCTTACCGTCTAGAAGGACAAAAGACAGTGGCATTTGAAGCGATTGAACAATTAGGGAAAGTTCCCGATATTTTCGCTTTACCAGTAGGAAATGCAGGAAATATTTCAGCTGCCTGGAAAGGTTTTAAAGAGTATGCTGAGAAAAAAGGAACAGGCACGCCGAAATTGCTTGGTGTTCAAGCAGACGGTGCAGCTCCAATTGTATATGACCGTGTATTTGAAGAGCCGGAAACAGTCGCAACTGCAATCCGTATTGGAAATCCTGCAAGCTGGCATTTAGCTACTCAAGCACTTGAGGAATCAGGTGGAGACATTTTATCTGCAACAGATGAAGAAATTTTAGAAGCGTATCAGCTACTCGCATCGACAGACGGGATCTTCGCAGAGCCGGCATCATGTGCGACTATTGCAGGCATTAAAAAACGTCTTGACGCTGGCTTGATTGAAAAAGGGACGACAATTGTAGGAATTTTAACTGGAAACGGTTTGAAAGATCCTGAAACCGCCATTAACGTTAATTCTCACAAACCATTAATGACAAATGATCAGTTTAATAACTTCTTGAAAGAATTGAAAGAGGGGAACGAATAATGAAAGAAGCCGGTTTTTCAGTAACCGTACCAGCCACAACGGCAAATCTCGGACCCGGCTTCGATCATTTAGGTCTTGCCCTTTCATTAACAATGACTATAGAGGTAGCAACTGCACCACAATGGGAAGTCGAGTATAAAGATAAGGAATATGCTGAGCTTCCAACGGATGAAACGAATTTAATCGTACAAACGATCCAGCAAGTAGTTGCCAAGTATCATAAAACTGCGTCACCTCAGAAGTTAGTTGTGTCTTCAGATATTCCATTAGGAAAAGGTCTTGGTAGCAGTGCAACGGCCATTGCTGCTGGAATTGAGATCGCAAATGAAGTGGCACACTTACAGCTGGAGACGCAAGATAAGCTGCGTATCGGAAGTGAACTTGAAGGACATGCAGACAATGTTACTGCAGCTCTGTTAGGCGGGTTAACAGTATCGTACTTTACAGATGAAGAAATGGAAGTATTGACATTCCCTACACCTCCAATCGGTGTCGTCATTCTAGTGCCACCAGTTGCATTGAAAACAGAAGCTTCTCGTGGGCTATTGCCAGAGCAATTGACACACAAAGAAGCTGTTCGCGGAAGTGCGGCGGGAAGTGTGATGACAGCTGCAATTGCCCAGGAAGATTGGGCGACAGCTGGACGCATGATGGAACGTGATCTATTTCATGAACCTTATCGCAAAGTCGGTTTTCCTAACTTCGACGAAATACGTGTAGCATGTCACGAAGCAGGAGCGTATGGTATGACGATTAGCGGAGCGGGCCCTTCTTTATTTATAGCTGTACCGCCCACCACTGAAAAGCAAGTGGCGGCTTCACTGGACGAACGGTTTCCCCACTATCAAGCAATTGCATTGCAACCTGCTACAACAGGAGCAATTATAACAAAATAAAACAGCGACCGGATATTTGTCCGGTCGCTGTTTTTAAAGAAATAAAAAAACGTTACATCATGTAACGTGTAGAGTCAAAATATGGCGGAGGAAGAGGGATTCGAACCCCCGCGGGCTTTAACACCCCTGTCGGTTTTCAAGACCGATCCCTTCAGCCGGGCTTGGGTATTCCTCCATATTAGACAAGTAATAATATATCATGCATTTTAGAACTCGTCAACTGTTATTAGAAACTTTTTTTCTTTTATAAAAGAAACGCCAGCAATAGAAAATGAGTAAGCTGACGGCTTGTACAATCCATGCATAAGTGAACTGGAATTCTGAATTCGAAAAAATAATAATAAGAAGTCCAATGACAATGCCTGGCAATATAATGGCTGCGTACATTCGCACTTCGGGATTTCTGAAACTTAGCTCAAACTCTTTAGCTTTCATAATATTTACACCCCGCTTTCTATACATTTTAGCACTGTTAAAATAGTTCATCAATAAAATACAGATAACGTTTGATTTTTAGTAAGGAATCTGTATAATTAGAAATGCCGTGCTAGGTGGGGAATTAGCGGTGCCCTGTAACTTGCAATCCGCTCTAGCAAGACTGAACTCCTTTTCGAGGCTGTCCGTATTGTAGGGTCTGCCTTTTGCACGTAGTGTTGACGTCTGGGTCCTGCGCAATGGGAACCCATGAATCATGTCAGGTCCGGAAGGAAGCAGCATTAAGTGGACTCTCTCATGTGCCGCGGGGTAGCCTAGGCCGAGCCAACGACAAGAGTAACGCTTATGTGCGGCAGTCGAAGGAAGGTGCACGGCTTTAATTGAACAACTCACTCGCCCGTTTTCTAATGGGCGAGTTTTTTATGTCTGCGAAATAGTGTATACTTCGAAAGAGAACGAATTTATTTATGAAGGGGAGCGGTTTGCAATGTCTGAAAAGAAAATGAACGTTGAAAGTTTTAATTTGGATCATACGAAAGTAAAAGCACCTTATATTCGATTAGCCGGAACTTCGGAAGGTCAAAACGGAGACAAGATTTACAAATACGATATGCGATTCTGTCAGCCAAATAAAGAACATATGGACATGCCTTCTATTCACTCTCTTGAGCATATGATGGCAGAGTTCAGTCGTGACCATTCAGATAAAATTGTAGATATTAGTCCAATGGGTTGTCAAACAGGCTATTATTTAGCATTGATCAATCATGAAGATTATGAAGACGTGCTCTCTATAGTAGAGAAAACTTTACAAGATGTACTAGTAGCTACAGAAGTACCTGCATGTAATGAGATGCAATGCGGCTGGGCAGCAAGCCATAGTTTAGAAGGCGCTAAAGAATTGGCGCGTACTATGCTTGCGAAGAAAGATGAGTGGACTGAGGTTTTTGCGTAAGTCACTCAAGTGATTTGGAAACTATTCTATTCAAATTCATGTTATAATTAGAGAACTATGCATAGTATTGAAGAGGGGGAAAAGCAGTTGATTTATCAAGCACTATATCGGGCATATCGACCTCAAACATTCGGTGAGATGTCTGGACAACAAGCGATTAAGCAAACACTGCAGAATACCCTTCTTCATCAGAAAACAACACATGCGTATTTGTTTTCCGGACCGCGTGGAACAGGGAAGACGAGTGCAGCGAAGATATTTGCCAAAGCGT encodes:
- the thrC gene encoding threonine synthase produces the protein MRRWNGLIEEYKEWLPVTENTPALTLQEGNTPLIYLENLSKQWGINLYVKTEGTNPTGSFKDRGMVMAVAKAKEEGKTALICASTGNTSAAAAAYGARAGMRTIVVIPEGRIALGKLAQAKMYGAEIVAIEGNFDEALRMVREVGEGKIALVNSVNPYRLEGQKTVAFEAIEQLGKVPDIFALPVGNAGNISAAWKGFKEYAEKKGTGTPKLLGVQADGAAPIVYDRVFEEPETVATAIRIGNPASWHLATQALEESGGDILSATDEEILEAYQLLASTDGIFAEPASCATIAGIKKRLDAGLIEKGTTIVGILTGNGLKDPETAINVNSHKPLMTNDQFNNFLKELKEGNE
- a CDS encoding S-ribosylhomocysteine lyase — protein: MSEKKMNVESFNLDHTKVKAPYIRLAGTSEGQNGDKIYKYDMRFCQPNKEHMDMPSIHSLEHMMAEFSRDHSDKIVDISPMGCQTGYYLALINHEDYEDVLSIVEKTLQDVLVATEVPACNEMQCGWAASHSLEGAKELARTMLAKKDEWTEVFA
- the thrB gene encoding homoserine kinase; the protein is MKEAGFSVTVPATTANLGPGFDHLGLALSLTMTIEVATAPQWEVEYKDKEYAELPTDETNLIVQTIQQVVAKYHKTASPQKLVVSSDIPLGKGLGSSATAIAAGIEIANEVAHLQLETQDKLRIGSELEGHADNVTAALLGGLTVSYFTDEEMEVLTFPTPPIGVVILVPPVALKTEASRGLLPEQLTHKEAVRGSAAGSVMTAAIAQEDWATAGRMMERDLFHEPYRKVGFPNFDEIRVACHEAGAYGMTISGAGPSLFIAVPPTTEKQVAASLDERFPHYQAIALQPATTGAIITK